The Oculatellaceae cyanobacterium genome segment CTGAACCTATTAATACACCAACAGCTTTTAAAATCAGAGAGAGAGGTACTTGTCGTTTATATAAAAGTACTTGCTCTTGACCTTGTAAAATTGCTTTAGTACAACTGGTTAATACTCTTAAAGTTGTGGTTTTCATCCCTCCGCCTGTACCACCTGGAGATGCGCCGATAAACATTAAAGCAATGGTAATAAATAAACCAGCAGTAGTCATTTTGCCAAAATCAATTGTATTGAATCCTGCTGTTCTAGTTGTCACAGATTGGAACCATGCTGCCATAACTTGATTGGCTAAACTCATTTTTCCAAAGGTTTCGTAATTCCTTGTCTCTATAAAAAAGAAAAAGATTGTCCCAACAGCTAACAGTAAAATTGTTGTGGTAGTAACGACTTTAAAGTTGAGCGAGAAAAGCAATTTTTCTTTTTTTCGGGCTAGGCGATCGCGTATCCATAAATACATTTCCATAATTACTTGGTAACCAATGCCACCAAAAATAATTAATACGGAAACTGTAAAATTTAATAATATTGAATATTGATAACCAATCAAGTTATCTTTGAATAAGCTAAATCCCGCATTATTCCAAGAATTAACGCTATGAAATACCGCTAACCACAAGCCTTGATAAAATCCATACTGTGGAACAAAAACTGGTAAAAGTAGAAAAATTCCTGTTAATTCAAAAATCAGCGTTGTAGCAATAATTGAACGTAAAACTTGATCGCTTCCGTAAATGCTTGAGCGATCTAAAGATTGTTGAATAGCAATTTTATCTCGAAGACTAAATCTTGCACCAATTAGTAACAACAAAAAAGTGGTTGCCGTCATGTAGCCTAGTCCGCCAATTTGGACAAGGGCAACCATCACAAATTGACCCCAGAAAGAAAAATAAGTACCTGCATCTACAACTCCTAAACCTGTAACGCAGACACAAGAAGTTGCAGTGAATAAAGCAACCAGTGGATCGTTCCAGTTACCGCTAGTACCAGAGAAAGGCAGCAGCAGCAGAAAGGTTCCTACTGCAATCAAACTGAGAAATCCTAAGCAAATTGTTCTAGAAACTGTCATCAGGGAGTTTTAGCACTTAGCAATTATTTTAGAGTTTACTCTTATCGCAACCGCCAAGGCACTATTGGCTGTTTGATAGAGTTAAAACCTAGACAGGGCAAGCAGTTGAAAAAGCTGGCGGTGCAGATAGCTGAGGTGAGGAACCGCTATATCTGCTAAATATCCCTCTGAGATTGTATGCGAATTAGCAGCATCGTCTGGTAGGCTGATTTCCGTCTAACAAACGTGCAATTCTATGACTGAGACTCTTTATCAGCAAATTCAGCAATTTTATGACTCTTCATCTGGTTTGTGGGAACAGACTTGGGGAGAACATATGCACCACGGCTACTATGGTGCAGATGGTAGACAGAAAAAAGAGCGCCGTCAAGCACAAATAGACTTGATTGAGGAATTGCTTAACTGGTCAGGAGTACAAAAATTAACTTCAAATACAGAAGATGCTCCACAAATCTTAGATGTCGGTTGTGGTATTGGCGGAAGTTCTCTGTATTTAGCACAAAAGTTTAATGCTAGTGCAACAGGCATCACTCTCAGTCCAGTGCAAGCTGCGAGGGCAAATGAACGCGCTGAAGCTGCTGGGAAAGGGAAGCAGCTTAAATTTCTAGTAGCAGATGCTTTGAATATGCCTTTTCCTGACAACTCCTTTGACTTAGTTTGGTCGTTGGAAAGCGGCGAACATATGCCAAATAAACAGCAATTTTTGCAAGAGTGCTACCGAGTTTTAAAGCCTGGTGGCACTTTTATCATGGCAACTTGGTGTCATCGCCCTACTGATGGGGCAGCCGGAAAACTGAGTGCAGAGGAACAAAAGCACTTGTCAGAAATTTATCGCGTCTACTGTTTACCTTACGTGATTTCGCTACCAGAATATGAAGCGATCGCTCGTAATCTTGGTTTCCAAAACCTCCGCACCGCAGATTGGTCAACCGCAGTAGCACCTTTCTGGGATGATGTGATTGCTTCAGCTTTTAATTTCGATGCCATTATTGGGTTGCTTTCGAGTGGCTGGACAACTATTCAAGCTGCTTTGTCAATGGGATTAATGAGTGGAGGATATCAGCAGGGACTAATTAAATTTGCGTTGCTGTGTGGACAAAAATAGCCATTTCCAAAAAAAGAATGTATAGACGTTGTATGCAACATCTATACAACTAACTTACTTAAAAGTCCATCAACTTCATCAATAGCACTGTTACATAAGTAGATAAATTTTGTATTTCATCTGCGTTTATCTGCGGTTTATTACTCAATATCTCATCTTAATTGCAAGTACTTATGAGCCAATATTCACAAAAATCTTCCTTGCAACCTCTTCCCTCAATTACTCTTAATACAGCCCAACAAACGAAGTCTTGGCTGTACTCTTTTTGGAAGTTTTCACGCCCCCATACAATTATTGGTACTAGCTTAAGTGTTTTGGGATTATACTTGATTTCCCTCGCACTTGCTGCTAATAACTTTGCCACTGTTCAAATTACTCAACTTATAGGCAGTTGGGTTGCTTGTTTATGTGGAAATGTCTACATTGTAGGATTGAATCAATTAGAAGATGTAGAAATTGATCGAATTAATAAGCCACATTTACCAATAGCTGCGGGTGAGTTTTCTCGGCAACAAGCGCAGTTAATTGTTGGAGTGATGG includes the following:
- a CDS encoding methyltransferase domain-containing protein, giving the protein MTETLYQQIQQFYDSSSGLWEQTWGEHMHHGYYGADGRQKKERRQAQIDLIEELLNWSGVQKLTSNTEDAPQILDVGCGIGGSSLYLAQKFNASATGITLSPVQAARANERAEAAGKGKQLKFLVADALNMPFPDNSFDLVWSLESGEHMPNKQQFLQECYRVLKPGGTFIMATWCHRPTDGAAGKLSAEEQKHLSEIYRVYCLPYVISLPEYEAIARNLGFQNLRTADWSTAVAPFWDDVIASAFNFDAIIGLLSSGWTTIQAALSMGLMSGGYQQGLIKFALLCGQK
- a CDS encoding TrkH family potassium uptake protein → MTVSRTICLGFLSLIAVGTFLLLLPFSGTSGNWNDPLVALFTATSCVCVTGLGVVDAGTYFSFWGQFVMVALVQIGGLGYMTATTFLLLLIGARFSLRDKIAIQQSLDRSSIYGSDQVLRSIIATTLIFELTGIFLLLPVFVPQYGFYQGLWLAVFHSVNSWNNAGFSLFKDNLIGYQYSILLNFTVSVLIIFGGIGYQVIMEMYLWIRDRLARKKEKLLFSLNFKVVTTTTILLLAVGTIFFFFIETRNYETFGKMSLANQVMAAWFQSVTTRTAGFNTIDFGKMTTAGLFITIALMFIGASPGGTGGGMKTTTLRVLTSCTKAILQGQEQVLLYKRQVPLSLILKAVGVLIGSVGTVVLATIIIALTEPELNFIQILFEVVSAFATVGLSTGITATISPVAKLVLILTMYAGRVGVLLLMSAILGDPKPSVIRYPEENFIVG